TCACAAGTTTTCAGGgtatttttggtgtgttttCCTCATAACCACATGCACTAACGCAGAGCAAAGTATTCCTCTCCCCAGGGCTGTACCTCACACTGTGTGGGACTGTACTTCTCTGGGCTTCCCCTGGCCGAGGGAAAGCTGCTCTGGATGTGTTCTGCCAGTGAGCTGCAGCCCACTCACCCTTCTCTGGCACTGAGCTACTGCCTCTGTACCGTCTCTGCCATCTCTTATGCTCACTGAGGTGCTGGAACCTCAAACAGTCCCTAAACTATTTGTGGAACTGCTgtgtgacattttttttaacacaggCTGCAAATAAGTACATATGCACCAGGGACATCCTGTcatgcaatatatataaatatatacacacacacacacacacactacttcaTTTAATATGAACTGCTGTTTCCTGGTGGTTTTACCTGCTCTTCATTCAAGGTATTTTCACCATGTCTCCTAGCTTTAATGTTTACATCTCATTATTCTTGGCACCCGTAGGTATGGAGGAACAAGGGTGCAGTAACTGAGGTGCCAGCCACACCCACACCGGGAGGCGGGAGCAGAGCGGGTCCCTGTTTCCATGCGAGAAGGTGTCCACAGGTGGAGGCCGTGACCGAGGAGAAGACCACCAGCGATGCCATGCCGTGCTCTCTACAGCTCCTGACACAGACTGTCCACACTGCCCATGGGAACACTGACCCCTGCTGTCATGGCTACAGCCGCTGCTAAGCAACACTGAGGCGACCCCAGGACTGGAGCTCAATTTTTGCAAAAGCCGGACAGGCCCTCGTAAACACTGGCATTATGCCCTCCTTTGCACAGTCTTTGTCTGCCTTTACAGACAAGCTGCAGAAGGGGACCTAAGCCATCATCAAGTTGCcccaaaattattttaatttttttagaaCTTGTGAAGCTCACACACCTGTTGAAGTGAGAGCCTGTAGCAATTTTAACTATaccactcccactcccacacacacacacgcgcttGCCTACGTCTCCTCCAATGGACGGGCCCTTCACCCTGCCGCTGCTGAGTGAGGATGTGCTCTTGCCCGGGGCAGAGCAGCAGTCTGGGTCCTGCCTGGCCGGTGGAGGCAGCATGGGACCCGGGGTCAGCCTGGCGCTGTCGTCTCGCCGCAAGCGGGAGTTCATGCCGGATGAGAAGAAGGACGCCAGCTACTGGGAGAAGCGGCGCAAGAACAACGAGGCGGCCAAGCGCTCGAGGGAGAAGCGGCGCGTCAACGACTTCGTGCTGGAGAGCCGGCTGCTGGCGCTAAGTGAGGAGAACGTCAGACTGCGCGCCGAGCTGCTAGCCCTCAAACTGCGCTTTGGCCTGCTGAGCCCCGCCACCTACGCCTCCCACCAGCACACCCTGCTGCAGCTGCGCTCGCTGCCCCCACCACAGCACAGCCCGCCCTCCCTGGCCGACAGCATGGGCGGGAGGGAGATATACTGGGGCAGGCGGTGCAGCGACTCGGGCTCCAGCCAGGGGGAGGCTGCTCCCGCACCATCACACTCCTACCACGACCCCCCCACCATCCAACGCCGCAACGGCTCTGCCTTCACCCCGACGCGCAGCACGCTGGGAGCGGGATACAATTACAAGTACCCGACGTTCCCATCCACCCCTCCCCCTCTGCTTCCACCACCGCTGGCTCCTCTTCCCCCACCCCTGCACCCTGCCCCTCGCCGGGCCTCCTCCCCCATGCACTGGCCCTGCCCGCCCCGACCTCAGCTCCACCCAGCCTCGAAAGCGGCCAGCGACGAGGAGGCAGAGCAGCAGGTTCCGGCTCCCTCCGAGGCTGACCCCAAGATGGCCTTGCCACATAAACTGAGGCTGAAGACGCGTGTCCCCCGAGAGAAGGCCGACTCGGACAGCGAGGCAGCCGCGGTGGAGAGGCACAGGGGCAAGGCTGCCGCGTCTCCGACTGAGGCCATAGATAGACTCTGTGTGTCCGACTGACCCACGCTGGTCATGTGACCATCAAGGTAGCTTCTGTGCTCCTATCTGACGGACAGATCTTAGCTACTTCACATGACCTTCTGTGACCTGAAACCAGTGCACACACCAGCCTACACTGGCCATCATGCAAGATATGTATCAAAATtgctaatctaatctaattttCAGAGGActagggaaaaaaaaggaaaatcccAGAGAGGAAGTGAGTGAAAGACCAGTACCAGTATTAGTCAACAGACTAAGTGCCCAACAAGGCTGTCATGCACTGACAGTCCATTCACAGCTCAGGGCAGCTCCTCCGTTGTTTACATGATTCTGTCATTCTTCCATAGGTGCCGACAGTCACATGTTATCTCAATtctgtttctttgttgttgttgattttttttttgtgtctcTTGTGGAAGGAGGGCGGCCCAGACTCCCCCAGGTCCTGGCCGTAAAACATTCAGGCATTACTTATCTTTCCGCTCAAACAAAGGACGAAACGGCTCGCTTGCCCCCCGCCCCCTTTCCTCCCCTAATCGACCTACGGCATTAGTAGAAGCCGAGCTCAGTTAATTCAAGGCATCCAAATATCTCTGCCTCTGTATGAGATATATAGCACCCTCCATTCACCCGCTGTACACAACTCAGGGATTGTACAGTTGTTGGAGAGCAATGCCATCTCAGGGTTCATAAAACATACTGtgagttatatactgtatttcattaaatcattaaataataaaaacccaTTGATGTCAATGATTTTCCCTCCAATATTGTGATTTTGTGCGCATGTGTACATGTTCCTATGTCTATGTGTGCACGagtgtgtgcgcgtgcgtgcGTGTATGCGTGTGaaggtaggtgtgtgtgtgtgtgtgtgtgtgtgtgtgtgtgtgtgtgcgtgtgagcatGTGTGACTGAGTGtttgagggtgtgtgtgagcatgtgcCTGTACTGTGTTAGCTCAAAAGGTTTTTCATTCTCCAGTCTTTCCCCAGGTCTTGCTATATATCTCTGTCAAGCTCTTGTAGCCGTCACATGCTCAAGCTCCTGGGACATTTAACgttcataatacattttaaaagatttaCCACTCCCTCTTTCTCCCCCCCAAACCCCATATATAAGtagatttttaaaacatttcacataATAAGTCACGTGACACTGTTGACTATAAATAAAACTCTAAAATTCCCCTCGAGTTCCAGGTTAAAAGTGACAGAATGGCAATGCATGTATTTTTCCTCAattccccaccaccaccaccagttcTGAATTGCTTCACTGGTACAAAACGATTCCAAATTTTCCAAAAAGTGCTTTCAACTGTTCAATGCAGCTGatatatttaaactgaaataaaacaccaccaacacagctCATTAGTTCAATCAAGGATGAGCTCAAGACTGGCTGCGCACCATCAAGATCCAGCTGCAACACACTGGATACACGAGTCAAACACATCAGCAAGCCCCCAGTCCccgccccaccccacccccaccacgcTGCTGGTAAATGAGCCACAAGAGAAAACCACAGAGCTGTCAACCATTcttcaaacaaacacactgcagagacacgagaacacacacacacacacacacacacacacaacacgcaCTATGTAAAACCAAACTTTACAGAGATACACACAAATGCtgcatataaaacaaacacacacacacaaacactgtatgAACCTGTAGTATGACAGCCTTTGCTCAGGGAGAGAGGCagtgcagaaaaacaaaaacaacaaaggcCGTGAGAAAGACAGCAGGTTATATAATTAGGAAACACACGTCCACATAACCCTGAACTGGGATTAAACCAGCAGTGACACAGTGCCGTATCACCACATGTTCAGCCTAATTTATGGCTTATGGCATGTGGGCTTAAAACAGCAGTAAAACTGGAAGCTCCAGCCCTGTAAGATTAACACCAGTATGGCTGTGCTCCGGaaacatgtttgtgtgtaatCTGTGACACCAATCTccaccagtgtgtgtgtttgtatgcacGCGTGTTCTTCCAGGATTGGAGATTGTTTCGTTTTTGCTGGCATGAGTGCGCTAGCGGTGTTTCCCTGGGAATGTGTCAATGGTCGTCAGGACCGCGCCAGTCTGATGGGCCACAGCAGTAGTGACGGAGAGTGGCGTCAAGGTGAGGTAAGCAGCTCTTTAGAGATGAGTGTGCAACAGGGCCAAGCCTGGCCTGACGTGAGCGTGCGTCAAACGCCGACGGCTCCCATCATGCTGTCGTCAGCCAGAGAAAAGAAACTAGACTGATTCTGAACTTGCTGCTTTATTGCATTCCTAGAGCAAGTGCTCCCAGAAACAGCGGAGGCACTGACATCAGCACGCTTTCATTCTCTTTGATAAACGTTTCctttgattcatttttttttaaagcatcatCCTAAATACATTAACTGCACACATGCGTTTTCAGCGTTCCACTGAGAGAGGTGAAACTGCTGTATGTCTTGATCGTTAACCCCTCGTCTGCACGAATCAGTGCCACTTGACACACAGGTGCCCGATTCCCACAGGACCCCTACATCTTTTGCTTTTTCACTGAGAAATAGGCCCACAggggtgctaactctggagctggtttgctggaagtcaatggggcaaatcagaaaagtcacgtAAATCAATAAAACTAACATTGAATGCACGTTCGATGGCCCCATCACGATATTTTTCAGAAAGAACCAtcggtttgtagtcataaaaagtttatttcaccaaccagaactgtcgctattatttacatgattattttattcgagGGACTGTAGTGTAGGCTACAGTGGTGTGCAAACTGCACACATGCGTTCTCCAAAAGGGGAATCCCGGCTCTTTCTTTTGATCTGGTTGCTGACAGAAACGAGAAGACTGAAGAAGAGTAACTACATTTTTTGAAGCTATGGTGTTGAGAGCAAGTTGGTGTTCAGTCAAAAAATGTAGTTGAGAAACTATGGCATTTCGGTGGAGTTCTACTTTAACTTAAGATGTCCTTCACATTACCTTTTTAACTGTCTAATGAGTAGTAAGTCGTGCACAATTGGAGAGAATGTACGCCACTCTACGCGCTCACAACATCCATAGAGGTTAAAGCTGTGCTGTGCGCCACCGGGAGCCAGTGCTGCAGGACTGCAGTGGGTGGGTGTCTCTGCAGGCAGCGAGGACGTGTATCTGGCAGTGTGTGGTCAAGAGGAACAAAGCCACTCTCTGACAGCTGATCGCTATCATTCCCCCCCAACCCAGGTCTCTGAGAGAGGCTGCTCCACGCACCACACTGACCACCTGATAACCTGACCTACAGTCCTACACAAACCACAGATACACACTCGACTTCACCGTCAGACACATGCAGGACTTCAGCTGCGATGCACAGATATTAGCAGATTATTGAGATCTTACATTGCTCAACACAGCCTCATGTTCCCTGTTCTACACTGACCAGTCCTTCCAATTCAAAGATGATTGCAGATTTAGTGTACATTAAGGTATATTGCCAAAAAAAAAGGGACAgggttgggggagggggggttctCAGACATGGTTAGGAGACACAGGAATGATTTTGAGTTCTTTATTTGCACATTAATTCAAGACATGAAGGGAAGCGAGCTTTTGGAGAGAGGTAAAGAGTGTGACAGTGCGACTCGGAGAGTGACTCATGTTCCACTCACTCGGGGTCTCTCAGTGGTCAGAGAAGAAGGTGTGGGGGGGGAAGGGTACGGGAATGGGGAGGGGGAAGATTGTGCAGTTTTTCACACTCAGTGACTCAGAGGTGACCTCAAACCAGCCCACTGTCCTGACACATCCCCACCCCAAGAGATGAGAACATGTGGTGGACAAAATCAACCACACCAGCCTCCCACCTTCCTGATTCATACATGGGGGGCTCTTTGTGCATGACGCCAGATATACCACagtcccccacccccactctctTGACCCTGGTCTTGTTTCCATGTCATCCTGGTTGCCAGGGGGTAGGCCATAAAAGAGACTGTGGGCCATAGGGTGGGCAATCAGACTGTGCATCAGACTTTCCGTGGAAGGCATGTCAATGTCATGACTTGGCCATGTAATTCTGGTAGCTTGATCAATCCTGCcatgtctttcttttctttttttaccagCACATTTATTGTGTGCGCCGAGTTACACTGGTTGAGAAGActggcatgtgtgtgtgtcggtgcacTATAATAACCTCACCTGAACCAGGTGTGTGAGCTGGAAGACAGTCCTGTTTCCTGGTTCACCACAAACGAGTCAcgctctcctccctccctccctctctgtctctctctttctctctctctctctttcgatTCACTGGGGctacagagagagaaggagaaatataaataaaaaataaagagaaaaacaaagataaaaatgTCTTTCTGTCTTTTCATAGCGGTGTGCCACATCCTCAGGAAGAGAATAGTGCAGCATCAGAGGAGCTGAACAGAGCCTGCGTGACTGTGCACTGACAGGAGccccacacactctctcactcttcgGCTGCAGAGGGATGTCTGGGTCACTCCAGTGAGAGCACAACACAGGCTTGTCAAGGGCTTTGTGTGGGAGAGTGTTTTGTAAAGGTTGGCCACGGTTCGCTGTAGTGAAGCGTTTTCTGCAATGTTTTCAGACCGTTCTGTCCTAGTCATCTGCTTTCCATACAGCATTGCCCTGCTGCCTCCAGCTCTGCAACAAAGCAGCACCTCCCCCAggctctctccccccctctctatctctctcttcctgTGAAGTAGGGCCGCTGATGTCATCCTCTCCTGGAATGATTAACGTGAGGCTACCGTGATGTCAGAGTTCACCTCTGACCCACATCCACACCAAAAGGGCAGCAAAGAAAcgggaaaggaaaggaaaactcTCACACACTGTGTTAGGGGCCAAACAGAGGCTTTGTACATATGCTCAGCTGTGATTTGACAGTGCTGTGGCTGACTCGGGTGCTAACTGATTAGCTAAATTAGAAAGTACAAGACCATTTCACCTGGCCCTGGGAGGCTATAATTAGAGGTGCTCAGTTTGTCCTTCCCACACGATCTCTCGTCTGTTGTAAATGTCAAAGTAGGAGCATAATGCTCTCCAActgccacacagcactgcagagcAGAGTCAAGAGACCAATCCCACACAGAATGCCCTCAGCTCCCTGGCACAGTGTCTGAGAGACTGGAGACACACCAGCCTGAGCCTGAACATAACTTAATATGTTAGAAAATGGCACAAAGGCAAACTACAGCATCACAAGCTGGAGTGCCACCACAGCCTGCAGAGGGACTACAGCCTGGCCCCACAGTAAAGGACCCTAAACATAGACAGATCCTGAGCCATTACAGACTGAGATGCCACAGCCTGGGGACAGAGACAGGTTATAATCGGGAAAATTTTACATACAATGTTTGTAAATAGATGTTAATATGTAAGATGTATAATTTCTTGTACTTATTGTTACCATTGCCCTGTTCTTGAGCTGtcaatgctttggcaacactgatgTAAATTAGTCATGCCTATCAAGGCTTTCCGAATTGAATTGATTTGAGAGAACGAGAGAAGCGTGAGCAAGAGAAGAATATGAGGAGAGAGAATGGGGAACATttacggagagagagagagagagagagagagagagagagagagagagagagagagagaggttttcaGTACTAGAAGAACAGCTGTTGTTCAAAGAGGACAGAGTTGGCATCTCCGTCTCTTCCGGATTGTCTCGTCACTGTGATGCCATCCACAAACCCATTGGGATACACATTTAGGATACATCTCTCTCCTGTTAAAGGCAAAGACTatatacaaaatgtgtttttttttcaaatttcatGTATAGtctttttcagttttacaagaatagttttttttcaatttgtgaTTATTATCAGGGCTGTTTCTAGACATAAGTGGCCGCTTAGGGACCCCAGCCGCTAGGGGGCCTcgtagcaaaataaataaataaataaataaataaataaatagaatacaTCATCAATCAACAGTGATCAGTTTTGAAAcaattttcagatttgtttttgttttagtttatgaGCGAGTTGTGCCCAGGGGAATCAATAGATTATGTGCTAGAAACCTGCCATCGCTCTGTGACTGCATAGTGTCTGCTTCCTAATGGCTTGAGTGTggcagaaaa
This sequence is a window from Amia ocellicauda isolate fAmiCal2 chromosome 22, fAmiCal2.hap1, whole genome shotgun sequence. Protein-coding genes within it:
- the nfil3-4 gene encoding nuclear factor, interleukin 3 regulated, member 4, with protein sequence MDGPFTLPLLSEDVLLPGAEQQSGSCLAGGGSMGPGVSLALSSRRKREFMPDEKKDASYWEKRRKNNEAAKRSREKRRVNDFVLESRLLALSEENVRLRAELLALKLRFGLLSPATYASHQHTLLQLRSLPPPQHSPPSLADSMGGREIYWGRRCSDSGSSQGEAAPAPSHSYHDPPTIQRRNGSAFTPTRSTLGAGYNYKYPTFPSTPPPLLPPPLAPLPPPLHPAPRRASSPMHWPCPPRPQLHPASKAASDEEAEQQVPAPSEADPKMALPHKLRLKTRVPREKADSDSEAAAVERHRGKAAASPTEAIDRLCVSD